TGGCTTACTTGTGACAAAGGTTTTAATTTCTTGGCTGCCATCCCTCCAATCATGATCATGTTGGGCATCATTGGCCGTGAAAATTCAAAGGCAAAGTCAAAACGCATAAACCAGAGAGCAGCACGGCTCATGATCTCCACCACAGAGGTTTTTCTCTTAAGTACACGTGAGGCAATCTCATCTGCATGAGTAAATAAATATCCACAAGCCATGGGTTGCAGCAGAGTCCTTACCAGGTTCACACTTCTTTGCCAAAAACTCATGTTATTTATAAAATGAGTTAAAGGTTGAGGAACATAAGAAAGTGGACTTGGGCATTGACTGGCAAGAGTGTCAACGCCACAAGGAAGGTTTATTTGCATATAAATAGCTGGAATGGAGAGATATTCACCAACAATAACTCCAACAGGTTCAAACGGGTCTGTGAGAATAGCGTCAAAGTTGTAGTCTTTCAGTTTCTTCATCAGGTCCTTGTTGAAAAGTAGGCTCTCTGCGCTCCTCACTATGAACCTTTGTAGAAGATCCAGTGAGATGAAAAATGTTCGAAACCTGGCCAGATCTGTAGACATATCAATACTTAGAATAGTGTTTAATTGATTTGTTAAGTCCTCTTCAACTTCAGCTTTAGTGTAAGGCACTGGATAAGAAAGAGTGGTGGTGTGATCTGATGGACCCATACTCAGACTTGCATCTGGGATGACCACCACCACCTCATTCCCTCTCCTCCCCAGCTCTTCCACAATAGGCTTCATCCCGAGCCAATGGCTGCCATCAGAAGGAATAACCAACAGCTTCCCAGCTTCAAATTCACCAAAGAGTAAAAGACTCACAAGCAACCGTACGATAATCATACTGTACTAGCAGTGGTGTGAAAGAACTGAATGAGGTTAAGGGTGTGACGTGCAAACAAAGTTACCAAAAAGGTTAAAGTATCACATTTCAAAGTGGACTTTGTCAAAAGAATTTCTGCAGTTTGCAGCTTGCATGTTAGACACCATTAAACACCAAAATTGCATTGTTTATCTCTTGCCATTATAGAATATAgaaataaagtaaaacaaacaaaacaaataatagTAAAACAACATCCAGAGCTCATGCAGCACACTTAAACTACTTTCTTCATTCTGTAAATAATTAACAGAGCGTATCTGTCCACTTATACAATGACCAGATATTTCATTTGCTGGGGattatttatataaacactAACATTTAAGAGATCAAAATTTCAGACAAACACCCTCTATGGTATGATTGCTGGTTTGAGGATTACTTTTTAGGGTTTAGGAtcatcccaggtgaaaaagtagtataCTTCCATAATGTACTTAGTGCTCTATTGtcacacactaattttgtagtTTATATACAAAAAAGTTTAGTACTTTTAAAGATGTTCTTAAGTTTATCTAAGTTTACTtatttgtgctattttgagacaccctgaatatgaactaaaatgcacttttaatatactgggctctatcttacacccgacGCAATGCAGCGGAATGCGCggcgcaagtgtcttttgctagtttccaccctgcgcaattatcattttcacgtttagcgccacattgtttaaatagcaaatgcatttgcgcccccttttgcgcccatgggcgttctggtctgaaaacgaggtgtgttctggcacattgttggcgcgttgctattttggggcaactaaaatagactacgccattgaccaacaaaaacctgatctaaagtctaaagtcaatgccGCAATATGTTttctgttatttaaagagcgcattagtaatatacacctataaacgggacgacaacgcgggtttgcttatcacatacatgaatgcacagtagcacaaaaacgcttttaaatatgaaagattaaaggattgaatgtaaaagattattagtctcttggacataaatgaggactaattatgagatgttagaaggcgcaaagagctgcttcacctgcagcctggtaagtaaataaatgctttgctttaaacaaatgcatctgtttttaaatgtttttttttaaatgctacctcacggatttattgtatatgattactctgtacctatggatatggtgagatgagaaacaatTTTAAGCAATGcttaaaagaaaataatgacGCTGTCCTAGTGCTGAAATGTGCGGAGAgctgtttgtaaattctttatctcctgtttgttacaaaacaagtatttttagagtacaaaccttttcttgtaGTCTTGGGTATTTGCTTTAAATGGCAATGACCGTGGAACAATTGTGTAATGGGAAAGGCAGAGTTGCAGCACTTATAATTCTGCAGTGGAACTATAGCATGTAAAATTTACAATGATGGCTTACTTGTGACAAAGGTTTTAATTTCTTGGTTGCCATCCCTCCAATCATGATCATGTTGGGCATCACTGGCCGTGAAAATTCAAAGGCAAAGTCGAATCGCATTAACCAGAGAGCAGCACGGCTCATGATTTCTACAATGGATGATTTTCTTTGAAGTAAACGTGAGGCAATCTCATCTGCTTGAGTAAATAAATAATCACAAGCCATGGGTTGCAGCAGAGTCCTTACCAGGTTCACACTTCTTTGCCAAAAACTCATGTGGTCAGTAAATTGAGTAAAAAATTGAGGAACATAGGAGGGTGGACTTGGGCATTGACCGGCAAGAGTGTCGACCACACATGGATGATTTATTTGCATGTAAATAGCTGGAATGGAGAGATATTCACCAACAATAACTCCAACAGGCTCAAATGGATCGGTGAGAATGGCATCAAAGTTGTAGTCTTTCAGTTTCTTCATCAGGTCCTTGTTGAAAAGCAGACTCTCTGCATTCTTCACTGTAAATGTTTGTAGAATATCCAGTGTGAAGAAGTATGTCTGAAACCTGGCCAGGTCTGTAGATATATCAATACTTAGAAGAGTGTCTACTTTGCCTGCTACATTCTCTTCTAGCTCAGCTTTAGTGTAAGGCACTGGATAAGAAAGAGTGGTGGTGTGATCTGATGGACCCATACTCAGACTTGCATCTGGGATGACCACCACCACCTCATTCCCTCTCCTCCCCAGCTCTTCCACAATAGGCTTCATTCCAAGCCAGTGACTGCCATCGTACGGAAAAACCAACAGCTTCCCAGCTTCAACTGAATCAAAAAGTAAGAGACTCACGAGCAACAGTATGATAGTCATTCTATCAGTGGTGTGAAAGAAGTCAACAGTTGAATATGAATAAGTATGATGTCCACACACTATTACCGCACAGGTTCAACTTGCGCTTCTTATGCGGACCCTCAAACTTATCAGCATTCTGTTAATAGATAACAGAGTGTGTCCACAAAATAAACGAAAGTTACATTTTGTAAGGTtgaaacttttaaaagttcaaaAATTGAGGTAAACTCTCTATATTGTACATGCGCTGGATTAAAGATTGCTTACACTTTTAAAGATAAAGGTTTATGCAAATATGTCCTCCTGACATCATTTCCAGGCCATTACTGATGAAAGTGTATTGCATATGGATGATTTTTGATGCAGGTCAAATGTCagttattaaaatacaaatataacataatttttattttcatataatttacccattttttttctctaaacTTTGCAATCAAAAAGCTCTGTAATCAAAAGCATACAAAAAAGTggcaaaaagcattttttcacttgccttaataaaaataaatgttacaaATAAAAATGCAGTAAAACAACATGTAATTCTCATACAGCATATTTGAACTTTTAAGCATTCTGTAAATAATTTACAGTAggggtgggcaaaaaaatcgattcttagatgaatcgcgattcggacgtgggccgattctgaatcgattcacaaatgtcaagaatcgatttttaaatgttagtttgcAAAATAACGTCACGTaatcagaaccaaaaggcggaactcaactgggggagcggtgatgcacacggacaacttaagagagcgcgccctgcaagagcgcatagcggagcttacaagagcagaagagaaagaacactttaaatgcttgtaggactatactgcatatatctctacattgaatttagggctgtcaccattactcgattctttttgaggagttttaaaaaaaatccttgagaaCATGTCGctaaaatagcggagatgcggtttagtgaaactaacagtatcagaagcatacaaatcagcgctacgctgcctctctctccctctcgtttgctcgctcacacacaccgtgcgtgtgaatcagcaactgcgtgaggcaagaatgcgcatccatgtgaattttggaagttaaagacgactgagctgcagtggcctggcaaaacacatttgagaagaaaggcgcagcaactcaaaaagacctgcatgtttcacaattactccaaaagaccataatgacaattgtgcgagtggagcagcagttgtgcgatctaccggcattgcctttgcaatcgacgtattggacacccctgcctaAACCATCCGCTGAatgtttagatataacatgaatatacttctgtaaaaatatgcacatagtttgttattcagtcgctgggtgcgctgcattatataaatacagtaatactgccaatcactgtgtataatgatgatgattagacgcttaacgttcgtggaagttaatgccggttaacatatagtattaatatgtcacgttaaattaatatttttactggttttaatgtcttacaacagaaacaggacatgtatgtatataagaatgacattatttatccctggttgcattaaagtacagtatatgacagttcagagactagcaaaagcgcaaacattaacctggctttgaaagcaaatgcgacgtaatgacgtcacagatatgcaaattagtacgtcaagaatcgattctgaatcgaatcgggaccctaagaatcgattctgaatcgattcatgagggtccaagcgattcccacccctaatTTACAGAGCATATCCACTTATAAAATTAACTGACACATTGCTACACTAGTTGTTTTGAAACtagtaaaaaagaaaaataatgttGGCATTAAAATCAGATCTCACCTATCATTTACTGCCGAGTAATTGACATAGTCATAGTTTAACTAGGCACTAATTATGGTGAAACTTTTCCACCTACCGACCTACCTATATTAACAATGTCTCCTTCCATAATGTTACTGTAAATTTGCTTAAATGTCAGGCTGTCTTTTATggagtttaaaacaacacaatgttATTAATGACAGAACTTGAACGAAA
The genomic region above belongs to Paramisgurnus dabryanus chromosome 15, PD_genome_1.1, whole genome shotgun sequence and contains:
- the LOC135731053 gene encoding UDP-glucuronosyltransferase 1A5-like isoform X3 encodes the protein MIIVRLLVSLLLFGEFEAGKLLVIPSDGSHWLGMKPIVEELGRRGNEVVVVIPDASLSMGPSDHTTTLSYPVPYTKAEVEEDLTNQLNTILSIDMSTDLARFRTFFISLDLLQRFIVRSAESLLFNKDLMKKLKDYNFDAILTDPFEPVGVIVGEYLSIPAIYMQINLPCGVDTLASQCPSPLSYVPQPLTHFINNMSFWQRSVNLVRTLLQPMACGYLFTHADEIASRVLKRKTSVVEIMSRAALWFMRFDFAFEFSRPMMPNMIMIGGMAAKKLKPLSQELEEFVNGSGEHGFVVFTLGSMVSQLPEAKASVFFEAFGQIPQRVLWRYTGPVPENAPKNVKLMKWLPQNDLLGHPKVKAFITHGGSHGIYEGICNGVPMVMLPLFGDQGDNVQRLVSRGVAEGLSIFDLTSEKLLVALRKVINDKSYKEKMTKLSAVHRDRPIEPLDLAVFWTEFVMRHKGADHLRPAAHELNWIQYHSLDVIGFLVLIVVTIIFVTVKSCKFCCRKCFGKTHKKKKE
- the LOC135731053 gene encoding UDP-glucuronosyltransferase 1A5-like isoform X5: MTIILLLVSLLLFDSVEAGKLLVFPYDGSHWLGMKPIVEELGRRGNEVVVVIPDASLSMGPSDHTTTLSYPVPYTKAELEENVAGKVDTLLSIDISTDLARFQTYFFTLDILQTFTVKNAESLLFNKDLMKKLKDYNFDAILTDPFEPVGVIVGEYLSIPAIYMQINHPCVVDTLAGQCPSPPSYVPQFFTQFTDHMSFWQRSVNLVRTLLQPMACDYLFTQADEIASRLLQRKSSIVEIMSRAALWLMRFDFAFEFSRPVMPNMIMIGGMATKKLKPLSQELEEFVNGSGEHGFVVFTLGSMVSQLPEAKASVFFEAFGQIPQRVLWRYTGPVPENAPKNVKLMKWLPQNDLLGHPKVKAFITHGGSHGIYEGICNGVPMVMLPLFGDQGDNVQRLVSRGVAEGLSIFDLTSEKLLVALRKVINDKSYKEKMTKLSAVHRDRPIEPLDLAVFWTEFVMRHKGADHLRPAAHELNWIQYHSLDVIGFLVLIVVTIIFVTVKSCKFCCRKCFGKTHKKKKE